The genomic region AACTGCACGGCGACCGCCGCTACGCGGACGACCCCGCCATCGTCGGCGGCATCGGCCGCATCGACGATCGTCCGGTGATGGTCATCGGCCACCAGAAGGGGCGTGACACCGCGGAGAAGGTGCGGCGCAACTTCGGCATGCCGCGCCCCGAGGGCTACCGCAAGGCGCTGCGCCTGATGGAGCTGGCCGAGCGCTTCAAGCTCCCGATCCTGACCTTCATCGACACCCCCGGCGCCTACCCCGGCATCGGCGCCGAGGAGCGCGGGCAGAGCGAGGCGATCGCGCGCAACCTGCTCGTGCTGTCCGACCTGCGCACGCCGGTGATCTGCACCGTGATCGGCGAGGGCGGCTCCGGCGGCGCGCTCGCCATCGGCGTCGGCGACCACGTCATGATGCTCGAATACAGCACCTACTCGGTGATCTCGCCCGAGGGCTGCGCCTCCATCCTGTGGAAGAGCGCGAGCCGCGCCTCCGAGGCGGCCGATGCGATGGGCATCACCTCCAAGCGCCTCAAGCTGCTCAACCTGATCGACCAGGTGATCCCCGAACCGCTCGGCGGCGCGCATCGCGACGTCGAGACCACCATCGCGACCGTCAGGCAGGCACTGGTCGAATCGCTCGCGCGGCTCGACAGCAAGCGCATCGAAGACCTGCTCAAGACGC from Gammaproteobacteria bacterium harbors:
- a CDS encoding acetyl-CoA carboxylase carboxyltransferase subunit alpha, which produces MKLSFLDFEQPIAELEAKIEELRYVGTDKAVNISEEIGRLEDKARSLTETIFSQLTAWQISQLARHPQRPYTLDYVERICTEFEELHGDRRYADDPAIVGGIGRIDDRPVMVIGHQKGRDTAEKVRRNFGMPRPEGYRKALRLMELAERFKLPILTFIDTPGAYPGIGAEERGQSEAIARNLLVLSDLRTPVICTVIGEGGSGGALAIGVGDHVMMLEYSTYSVISPEGCASILWKSASRASEAADAMGITSKRLKLLNLIDQVIPEPLGGAHRDVETTIATVRQALVESLARLDSKRIEDLLKTRYQRIMSYGVFKG